One window of the Babesia bovis T2Bo chromosome 2, whole genome shotgun sequence genome contains the following:
- a CDS encoding 6-cysteine (C), translating to MKQLRVSNIPLLVYGVTIFTIYSSMPRWLAGAVNPPSLPSLRDDKSFVKDETYLAPGAHLSFVCGSGKDPEGAYTMYPSNPQERLLLPIEDEDFESAVLKEVALRDRFRSDGLTIKFSRGGHEDNYINIHYGINGVLLAKDPENFSLNLACKYMPRNKNEKPFYRWLKVRFDALYPMAYGCETGNNMLFKNTAPFVPGFKVSDVDRVDCSLTLEPGMIFGIYCKPGEQLMPDHCFPGKRLQELNGDITPYANETEFYDSRRKINSRFQLFVVSDKGVRTHFYHHCYCQGPQGSTKVLSIVNHIHSHILPQEYMAQHVTHPQETRYVVYNLYPGMMYHVVAPWRDWLDVGLLGKVRQRMVPTNFQKIYTGNPYRYNDALHFNDIFGSKHFDVLTKVMGPDRIRSLIYRSNGIVVLKVDTPLLYYDWVLKRHHGVRVDANMRLLFYLMPTDPYTYGCGVESTDLFRTDGFQISKQEEHVSITKCKINPYLTSPVGFYCPKDHTLEPSNCFEEMINATNNEKVKLSDFAPFARSVESTNLKVADFHMSPRMKKDTKYTDTELKCSCIDKEGNTRAVITLDLRNPMDPAVIGEYA from the coding sequence ATGAAACAACTTCGCGTTTCCAACATACCATTGTTGGTATATGGTGTTACCATCTTTACCATATATAGCAGCATGCCACGATGGTTAGCCGGTGCAGTAAACCCACCATCACTTCCTTCTTTAAGGGATGACAAAAGTTTTGTAAAAGATGAAACATATTTGGCACCAGGTGCTCATTTAAGTTTTGTATGTGGATCAGGTAAAGATCCCGAAGGTGCGTATACAATGTATCCCAGCAATCCGCAAGAGCGATTATTGTTGCCCATTGAGGACGAAGATTTTGAATCTGCTGTTCTGAAAGAGGTTGCTTTACGGGATAGATTTCGAAGTGATGGGTTAACTATAAAGTTTTCCAGAGGTGGCCATGAAgataattatataaatatacattacgGTATAAATGGAGTTCTGTTGGCCAAAGATCCTGAAAACTTTAGTCTCAACCTTGCTTGTAAATATATGCCAAGGAATAAAAATGAGAAACCATTTTACCGGTGGTTGAAAGTAAGATTTGACGCTCTATACCCTATGGCATATGGTTGTGAGACAGGAaataatatgttgtttaaaAACACAGCACCATTTGTACCAGGGTTTAAAGTTTCAGACGTTGACAGAGTTGATTGTTCATTAACCTTGGAACCTGGTATGatttttggtatatattgtaaacCGGGGGAGCAATTAATGCCTGATCACTGTTTTCCCGGGAAAAGATTGCAAGAGTTGAATGGTGACATTACACCTTATGCAAATGAAACCGAATTTTACGATAGTCGTAGGAAGATAAATTCTAGGTTTCAACTATTTGTAGTGTCAGATAAGGGAGTCAGAACACATTTCTATCACCATTGTTACTGCCAAGGTCCACAAGGATCTACAAAAGTACTCAGCATAGTGAACCATATCCATAGTCATATCCTGCCGCAGGAATATATGGCGCAACATGTAACTCATCCACAGGAAACAAGGTACGTCGTCTACAACTTATATCCAGGGATGATGTACCACGTTGTTGCACCTTGGCGTGATTGGCTTGATGTTGGACTGTTAGGGAAAGTCAGACAGAGGATGGTACCTACTAATTTTCAAAAAATATACACGGGGAATCCTTATAGGTATAATGACGCTTTACATTTCAATGATATCTTTGGATCAAAGCACTTCGACGTATTGACTAAAGTCATGGGTCCTGATAGAATTCGTAGTCTCATTTACCGAAGCAACGGTATCGTGGTTCTTAAGGTAGACACTCCTCTCTTATATTATGATTGGGTTCTTAAACGTCACCATGGCGTTCGGGTAGACGCTAACATGAGACTCCTATTTTACCTCATGCCAACAGATCCCTACACCTATGGTTGTGGAGTGGAAAGCACCGACCTGTTCAGGACTGATGGCTTCCAAATATCTAAGCAAGAGGAACACGTTAGCATTACAAAATGCAAGATCAATCCTTATTTAACTAGTCCTGTTGGATTTTACTGCCCCAAAGATCATACACTGGAACCTTCCAATTGTTTTGAAGAGATGATTAATGCAACAAATAATGAAAAGGTAAAATTATCTGATTTCGCACCTTTTGCCCGGTCGGTTGAGAGTACGAATTTGAAGGTTGCAGACTTCCACATGTCGCCCCGTATGAAAAAGGACACAAAATACACTGATACAGAACTAAAATGCAGCTGCATTGACAAAGAGGGTAACACACGAGCTGTCATTACCCTTGATCTCCGTAACCCAATGGACCCTGCAGTTATTGGTGAATACGCCTAG
- a CDS encoding 6-cysteine (D): protein MVSQLHQNGSYLSLFTFSLLFTLLKISNVENITLSHVTTSQKTGKTNRVDFFSNETDLNPGDNLHQVVRLEKGDTLFFTCGSDDIFKNGTVERFPKNPLKYTLPSQGEYEGTKGLAHELPNHNIFRSDVDIISSYEDEHNGTRLRIKYPSSAVIMAKRPDNFTLNYACKYQPHDDTKPASFKFLEVRFDDVYPMAYGCESSDSALFLNGIPQEDESISIKRQRRLCYIDPIPNMIIGIYCKPGDHLYPSRCFQEAVLDAQGFTIRFNKSYIDPDFPYQEFPERFRLIKLSHDFDKKAPISCSCVDRNGKMTKKLIIEKPKNAEVNIMNLVNRGIVSLNKPPYLLSYILSPGMHLTFLVNNSSIKLRNGEEAYGWISPKNAVQDIGMIADDGKLVEIPLSDAIGSKGFYVGRTELYNGVSYRFVYDDNGIVVLKKPDRVISYGWVMLDSRNNARTHLGLALAMYIVPTDPYTYGCGVDSADLFHKEGFLLSFEYDQVPVTKCKVNPYLSSPVGFYCPEGFVLEPPNCFSEMLHKDKEVVVPLSDFEPLARALEGRHIKVADFHTSTSNRDHIRYSSVELMCRCLDREGKVHASITLDLRKPRTRQLGNINKAF, encoded by the coding sequence ATGGTGTCACAACTCCACCAAAATGGCTCATATTTAAGCCTATTTACATTTTCCTTGTTATTCACATTGCTAAAGATTTCCAATGTAGAAAATATCACTCTATCTCATGTAACAACGTCACAAAAAACAGGGAAAACCAATAGGGTAGACTTCTTCTCCAATGAAACTGATTTGAATCCTGGTGACAATCTACATCAAGTGGTTCGACTTGAAAAGGGAGATACTTTGTTTTTCACTTGTGGATcagatgatatattcaaaaaCGGAACCGTTGAACGTTTTCCAAAAAACCCCTTAAAATACACCTTACCATCTCAAGGTGAGTACGAAGGAACAAAAGGACTTGCTCATGAACTTCCTAACCACAATATATTTCGTAGTGATGTAGATATCATATCGTCGTACGAGGATGAACACAATGGCACGAGATTACGAATTAAATATCCAAGTAGTGCCGTTATCATGGCTAAAAGGCCAGATAACTTTACACTCAACTACGCTTGTAAGTACCAACCTCATGATGATACAAAACCAGCTAGTTTCAAATTTTTAGAAGTAAGGTTTGATGACGTATATCCCATGGCATATGGTTGTGAGAGTAGTGATAGTGCTCTGTTTCTAAATGGCATACCACAAGAGGATGAATCAATCAGTATCAAACGTCAAAGGCGACTCTGCTATATAGACCCCATCCCAAATATGATTATTGGCATTTATTGTAAGCCAGGAGACCATTTATATCCTTCAAGATGTTTCCAAGAAGCTGTTTTAGATGCCCAAGGATTCACCATCCGCTTCAATAAGAGTTATATTGACCCCGATTTTCCGTATCAGGAATTCCCGGAAAGATTCAGGCTTATCAAGCTTAGCCATGATTTTGACAAAAAAGCTCCTATATCCTGTTCGTGCGTCGATAGGAACGGAAAAATGACAAAAAAGCTAATAATTGAAAAGCCTAAGAATGCAGAAGTAAACATTATGAATCTGGTGAATCGTGGCATTGTAAGTTTGAACAAGCCACCATATTTactatcatatatactttCCCCAGGAATGCATCTTACATTTTTGGTTAACAACAGTTCAATAAAACTACGCAATGGTGAAGAGGCATATGGTTGGATATCACCTAAGAATGCCGTACAGGATATTGGAATGATTGCTGATGACGGTAAACTAGTTGAGATACCGTTGAGCGATGCTATTGGAAGTAAAGGGTTTTACGTTGGAAGAACAGAACTGTACAATGGTGTAAGTTATAGATTTGTATACGACGATAATGGCATTGTCGTTCTAAAAAAGCCTGACAGAGTAATTTCATACGGTTGGGTTATGCTAGACAGCAGAAACAATGCTCGTACGCATTTAGGTTTAGCGCTGGCTATGTATATAGTGCCTACAGATCCCTATACCTATGGTTGTGGTGTTGATAGTGCTGATCTATTTCATAAAGAAGGATTTCTCTTATCATTCGAATATGATCAAGTGCCTGTAACTAAATGCAAGGTCAATCCTTACTTATCTAGTCCTGTTGGATTTTACTGTCCTGAAGGTTTCGTGCTGGAGCCACCCAACTGCTTCAGTGAGATGCTTCACAAAGATAAGGAGGTCGTGGTGCCACTATCTGATTTCGAACCACTGGCCAGAGCATTGGAAGGGCGGCATATAAAGGTTGCGGATTTCCATACGTCAACGAGTAACCGGGATCATATACGATACTCTTCAGTAGAGCTCATGTGCCGTTGTCTCGATAGAGAAGGGAAAGTACATGCCAGCATAACTCTAGACCTTCGTAAACCGAGGACAAGGCAACTGGGGAACATCAATAAAgcattttaa